The following proteins are co-located in the Anaeromicrobium sediminis genome:
- a CDS encoding poly(R)-hydroxyalkanoic acid synthase subunit PhaE, translating into MYTQKHYENFMENVFDSQKKMFDMWKNTVVPCSTEKESLKDPSFIDSSLEMMNKWNEVNSKFFENIMDFSKENPVYSTYDKMFSSMNSYNTLFNMWKDFQDKAFNTNPFDMNSFMDSWKKQYFDMVGTTFSPVLPQKVQKLYKDSIDIYKSHMTNASNLFKPWTDNSAPLNELYTKTLMGDANAFVEFTKLLKENYESSYGKFFDIPTLGLNRNYFEVNLKSMESYINYINTTNEFTSTLYKVAYETMENIISESLNMGKENKEPQSFREFYEYWWRKNEEAYNNLFNTDDFAKLLSHVVDSGVNFKKDFDNVLEQQFSFLPFPLKSDLNSLYKTVYDLKKQVRDLSKKID; encoded by the coding sequence ATGTATACACAAAAACACTATGAAAATTTTATGGAAAATGTATTTGACTCTCAAAAGAAAATGTTTGATATGTGGAAAAACACTGTAGTACCTTGCTCTACGGAAAAAGAAAGTTTAAAAGATCCTAGTTTTATTGACTCTTCTTTAGAAATGATGAATAAGTGGAACGAAGTTAATTCTAAGTTCTTTGAAAATATAATGGATTTTTCTAAAGAAAATCCTGTTTACAGTACTTATGACAAAATGTTCTCAAGTATGAACTCATACAATACTCTATTTAACATGTGGAAAGATTTTCAGGATAAGGCCTTTAACACTAATCCATTTGACATGAATTCTTTCATGGACTCTTGGAAAAAGCAATATTTTGATATGGTAGGTACTACTTTTTCTCCTGTATTACCACAAAAGGTTCAAAAATTGTATAAAGATAGCATAGATATCTATAAGTCACACATGACTAATGCTAGTAACTTATTTAAGCCTTGGACTGATAATTCTGCCCCACTTAATGAACTTTACACAAAGACACTTATGGGGGATGCCAATGCCTTTGTAGAGTTTACAAAACTTTTGAAAGAAAATTATGAAAGTAGCTATGGTAAATTCTTTGACATACCTACTTTAGGTCTTAATCGCAACTATTTTGAAGTAAATTTAAAGAGTATGGAATCTTATATTAACTACATTAATACTACAAATGAATTTACTTCTACTTTATATAAAGTAGCCTATGAAACAATGGAGAATATAATCTCTGAATCTTTAAATATGGGTAAAGAAAATAAAGAACCACAATCTTTTAGAGAATTTTATGAATACTGGTGGAGAAAGAATGAAGAAGCTTATAATAACTTGTTCAATACAGACGATTTTGCTAAATTATTATCCCATGTAGTAGATTCAGGAGTTAATTTTAAAAAGGATTTTGATAATGTATTAGAACAACAATTTAGTTTTTTACCCTTTCCGTTAAAAAGTGATTTAAACAGTTTATATAAAACTGTTTATGACTTAAAAAAACAAGTAAGAGACTTATCTAAAAAAATAGATTAA
- a CDS encoding alkyl/aryl-sulfatase → MDKNKKLNPSRKDATLKTMLINEEVYKNIDFDKLKIEEELAKENVVVNAGLPVIRRDDSPIPVWDLERYAFLLKDKMPYTANPKLWEQGKLNLNSGIFKVTDGIYQVRGFDLANMSLVKGSTGWIVIGCLTSMQTAEAAISLVNKHFGDIPISAIIITHSHVDHYGGVLGVLDSCTKEDIKVYVPSGFSDAVIEENVNAGVAMSRRGIYMYGEILPRDKKGQIDCGIGKYASLGTYTLTKNVEEITLKGNEEYVEKTIDGVTMQFQLTPNTEAPAEMNIYIPSKKSLCIAENCTATLHNIYTLRGAKVRDPVAWAKYIQQAIDLFGSSLESVFEVHNWPRHGNKYCIDYLEKQRDLYQYMNDQTLRLINQGYTIDDVGRMVKFPKTLSEEWYNSPFYGTVNHNVTAIYQRYIGWYNGNPVDLNKLFPEDSAKKYVEYMGGEDSVIEKAKKSFQDGEYQWVAEVTKQVIYANPNNRDAKLLCADALEQLGYIAESGPWRNEYLMGAWELRFGKIPMAGTFITDDVLNALPLENVLYLLSIRIDGLKAGDFDYKINFIIPDRKEVASTEVKRGIFRYLSNELAQDADVTVTMSKDTLYELATTNNKPDSSSIIVKGDICKWLLFLWVQDKIDPDFNIMTPIEK, encoded by the coding sequence ATGGATAAAAATAAAAAGCTTAACCCTTCTAGAAAAGATGCTACTCTCAAAACCATGTTAATAAATGAAGAGGTATATAAGAATATAGATTTTGATAAATTAAAAATAGAGGAAGAGCTGGCAAAAGAAAATGTAGTTGTTAATGCCGGGTTACCTGTAATCCGAAGAGATGATAGTCCGATACCTGTATGGGATTTAGAGAGGTATGCTTTTTTACTTAAGGATAAAATGCCTTATACTGCTAATCCAAAGCTTTGGGAGCAGGGAAAGTTAAACTTAAATTCAGGAATATTTAAAGTTACAGATGGTATATATCAGGTTAGAGGTTTTGACCTTGCCAATATGAGTTTAGTTAAGGGAAGTACAGGATGGATTGTAATTGGATGTTTAACTTCAATGCAAACGGCAGAAGCTGCTATAAGTTTGGTTAATAAACACTTTGGAGATATACCTATTAGTGCCATAATAATTACCCATTCCCATGTGGACCATTACGGAGGAGTCTTAGGTGTATTAGATAGTTGCACAAAAGAAGATATAAAAGTATATGTACCAAGTGGATTTTCCGATGCAGTAATAGAAGAAAATGTTAATGCTGGAGTTGCCATGTCACGTCGTGGCATATATATGTATGGTGAAATATTGCCACGGGACAAAAAAGGCCAAATCGATTGTGGAATTGGTAAATATGCCTCTTTAGGAACATATACCCTTACAAAGAACGTTGAAGAGATAACATTAAAGGGAAATGAAGAATATGTAGAGAAAACAATTGATGGAGTAACTATGCAATTTCAATTAACTCCAAATACGGAAGCACCAGCAGAAATGAATATATATATTCCAAGTAAAAAATCTCTATGTATTGCAGAAAATTGTACTGCAACCCTTCATAATATATACACACTAAGGGGAGCAAAGGTTAGGGATCCAGTTGCCTGGGCTAAGTATATACAACAGGCAATAGATTTATTTGGAAGTAGTCTAGAATCCGTATTTGAAGTCCATAACTGGCCTAGACATGGGAATAAGTACTGTATAGACTATTTAGAAAAACAAAGGGATTTATATCAATACATGAACGATCAAACCTTAAGATTGATAAATCAAGGGTATACTATAGATGATGTTGGAAGAATGGTTAAATTTCCAAAGACTTTAAGTGAGGAATGGTACAATAGTCCATTTTATGGAACGGTGAATCATAATGTAACGGCTATTTACCAAAGGTATATAGGTTGGTATAATGGAAATCCAGTAGATTTAAATAAACTTTTTCCAGAGGACTCAGCAAAAAAATACGTAGAATATATGGGAGGAGAAGATTCTGTTATAGAAAAGGCAAAGAAATCATTCCAGGATGGAGAATATCAATGGGTGGCAGAAGTAACAAAACAAGTTATTTATGCAAATCCTAATAATAGGGATGCAAAGCTTTTGTGTGCTGATGCATTAGAGCAACTTGGATATATAGCTGAATCAGGACCTTGGAGAAATGAATATTTAATGGGAGCTTGGGAACTACGTTTTGGCAAGATTCCAATGGCAGGTACTTTTATAACAGATGATGTTTTAAATGCATTACCCCTTGAGAACGTTTTGTATTTACTGTCTATTAGAATAGATGGATTAAAGGCTGGAGACTTTGATTACAAAATAAACTTCATAATTCCAGATAGAAAAGAAGTGGCATCTACTGAAGTTAAACGAGGAATTTTTAGATATTTAAGTAATGAGCTTGCTCAGGATGCTGATGTAACAGTTACAATGTCAAAGGACACATTATATGAACTAGCAACAACAAATAACAAACCAGATAGTTCATCAATTATAGTAAAGGGAGATATTTGTAAGTGGCTCCTATTCTTATGGGTACAAGATAAAATTGATCCAGACTTCAATATAATGACACCAATAGAAAAATAA
- a CDS encoding recombinase family protein, which produces MDRVAIYCRLSDEDNHKFGLFSESIENQKKLLIQYATDKNWSIYKIYIDDDYSGLNDHRPNFIRMIEDGKRGNFNIILCKHQSRFSRNIETIEKYLHNKFIQWNIRFVSVTDNVDTRDKKNKKTRQINSLMNEWYSEDISEAIKATLHVKQRDGKFIGAFAPFGYKKDMKDKNKLIIDEEAAQTVKNIFTLYMEGNSTNKIAKILNEKNILSPSRYKIKCGYNYRNPSKVSKWNKTTVKRILRNQVYIGNMVQGKRKKINYKDSKVINIPRENWVVVKNVHEPIVDKNHFQFVQKKLDEKSRITKTGKSHMFFSKVICGECGGKLTYVKVGEKEYLRCLNEKKSTSIRVDKLKKIILDRINFHLRKVDRDRLFFICNNNEKKELELKILEKKYKNIMVELNKTKMNLKKLYIDKIEERIDEREFSIIKEVIMDDRNKLLNHVENIEYKIKEIKDVKENHNGTFNEEIKKLNHFIINELIDFIKIYKVDKTNKKQVIEIKWNFIE; this is translated from the coding sequence ATGGATAGGGTTGCCATATATTGTAGATTAAGTGATGAAGATAATCATAAATTTGGCCTATTTAGTGAAAGTATAGAGAATCAGAAAAAACTATTAATTCAATATGCTACAGATAAAAATTGGTCAATATATAAAATTTACATAGATGATGACTATTCAGGCCTTAATGATCATAGGCCTAATTTTATTAGAATGATTGAAGATGGAAAGAGAGGAAATTTTAATATAATCCTTTGCAAACATCAATCAAGATTTTCTAGAAATATAGAGACTATAGAAAAATATCTTCATAACAAGTTCATACAGTGGAATATAAGATTTGTAAGTGTGACTGATAATGTGGATACAAGGGATAAAAAAAATAAGAAAACAAGGCAAATAAATAGTTTAATGAACGAATGGTATTCAGAAGATATTAGTGAAGCTATTAAAGCAACCCTTCATGTAAAACAAAGGGATGGGAAGTTTATAGGGGCATTTGCGCCCTTTGGATATAAAAAGGACATGAAGGACAAAAATAAGTTGATAATTGATGAGGAGGCAGCACAGACCGTTAAAAATATATTTACATTATATATGGAAGGTAATAGTACAAATAAAATTGCAAAAATATTAAATGAAAAAAATATACTAAGCCCTAGTAGGTACAAAATAAAATGTGGATACAACTATAGGAATCCTTCAAAAGTTAGTAAGTGGAATAAGACTACTGTAAAGAGAATTTTGAGAAACCAAGTATATATAGGAAATATGGTACAGGGGAAACGGAAGAAAATTAATTATAAGGATAGTAAAGTCATTAATATACCAAGAGAAAACTGGGTAGTAGTAAAAAATGTACATGAACCTATTGTAGACAAAAATCATTTTCAATTTGTACAAAAAAAATTAGATGAAAAAAGTAGGATAACTAAGACGGGTAAAAGCCATATGTTTTTTTCAAAAGTAATATGTGGTGAATGTGGTGGGAAACTAACTTATGTTAAAGTTGGTGAAAAAGAATACTTAAGATGCTTAAATGAAAAGAAAAGTACTAGTATAAGAGTTGATAAGTTAAAAAAAATAATACTAGATAGAATAAACTTTCATTTAAGGAAAGTAGATAGGGATAGACTTTTTTTTATTTGCAATAACAATGAAAAAAAAGAATTAGAGTTGAAAATATTAGAAAAAAAATATAAAAATATTATGGTTGAATTAAATAAAACTAAAATGAATTTGAAAAAACTCTATATAGATAAAATAGAGGAGAGAATAGATGAAAGAGAATTCAGTATCATAAAAGAAGTGATTATGGATGATAGGAATAAGTTATTAAACCATGTGGAAAATATTGAATATAAGATTAAAGAAATTAAAGATGTAAAAGAAAATCATAATGGAACTTTTAATGAAGAAATTAAAAAGTTAAATCATTTTATTATTAATGAATTGATAGATTTTATAAAAATATATAAAGTAGATAAAACAAATAAAAAACAGGTAATAGAAATTAAATGGAACTTTATAGAATAA
- a CDS encoding sugar ABC transporter ATP-binding protein, whose amino-acid sequence MNSVLKMINIEKSFPGVKALNKANLNLKKGEVHILLGENGAGKSTLMKILTGIYEKDKGTIIYKDEEVEFRTPKEAQLSGVSIIYQEFNLIPHLSIMENVFLGREPVKGGIVQWKKMKNDTKKILEGLRVNLDPKMNVKDLGVAQQQMVEIAKALSVDADIIVMDEPTAALTSREIDELFKTIENLKRQGVSIVYISHRLEEIKRIGDRVTIMRDGEYIGTVNVKDTTVDEMIEMMVGRTLNDKFPKKYVKKGETILEVKNLKAGKMVKGVDFHVKKGEIVGFAGLMGAGRSETMKAVFGADPIEDGEIYIENELVQINKTGEAINLGIGFLTEDRKNQGLVLELSVRDNISLTNLDKVLNKFKLINLNDEKNICHKYVEDLKVKTPTISQKVKFLSGGNQQKVVLAKWLNRNCKILIFDEPTRGIDVGAKVEIYKLMNELVSQGVAIIMISSELPEILGMSDRIYVMHEGHITGELDRGEATQDKILKYATGTLNEVNSLA is encoded by the coding sequence ATGAATTCTGTTTTAAAAATGATAAACATTGAAAAGTCTTTTCCTGGGGTTAAGGCACTTAATAAGGCAAACTTAAATCTTAAAAAGGGAGAAGTACATATCTTGCTAGGAGAAAATGGGGCAGGTAAATCTACCTTAATGAAAATTTTGACGGGAATATATGAAAAGGATAAAGGGACAATTATATATAAGGATGAAGAAGTGGAATTCAGAACCCCTAAAGAAGCTCAGTTAAGTGGAGTAAGCATAATTTATCAAGAATTTAACTTAATTCCTCACTTGAGCATTATGGAAAACGTTTTTTTGGGGAGGGAACCTGTCAAAGGTGGAATAGTCCAGTGGAAGAAAATGAAAAATGATACGAAGAAAATATTAGAAGGATTAAGGGTTAACTTAGATCCTAAAATGAACGTTAAAGATTTAGGAGTGGCACAACAACAGATGGTAGAAATAGCTAAGGCCCTATCTGTGGATGCGGATATTATAGTTATGGATGAACCAACCGCTGCCTTAACTAGCCGGGAAATAGATGAGCTGTTTAAAACTATAGAAAACCTGAAACGTCAGGGCGTATCAATCGTCTATATATCCCACAGGTTAGAGGAGATTAAACGCATTGGTGATCGTGTAACTATCATGAGAGATGGTGAATATATAGGAACAGTGAATGTCAAAGATACGACGGTGGATGAAATGATAGAAATGATGGTTGGAAGGACGCTTAACGATAAATTTCCTAAAAAATATGTAAAAAAAGGTGAAACCATACTGGAAGTGAAAAATTTAAAAGCAGGAAAAATGGTCAAAGGTGTAGATTTTCATGTAAAAAAAGGTGAAATAGTAGGTTTTGCAGGCTTAATGGGGGCGGGCAGATCAGAAACTATGAAAGCTGTATTTGGAGCAGATCCAATAGAGGATGGAGAAATTTATATAGAAAACGAATTGGTACAAATTAACAAAACTGGAGAAGCTATCAACTTAGGTATAGGTTTTTTAACAGAAGACAGAAAAAATCAGGGGTTGGTTTTAGAGTTGTCCGTTAGAGATAATATTAGTTTAACTAACCTAGATAAGGTGTTAAACAAATTTAAACTGATAAACCTAAATGATGAAAAAAACATTTGTCATAAGTATGTGGAAGATTTAAAGGTTAAAACACCTACCATAAGTCAAAAGGTAAAGTTTTTAAGTGGAGGAAACCAACAAAAGGTAGTTTTAGCAAAATGGCTTAACAGAAATTGCAAGATACTCATATTTGATGAACCAACTAGGGGAATTGATGTGGGGGCAAAGGTTGAAATATATAAACTTATGAATGAATTAGTATCACAGGGTGTGGCTATTATTATGATTTCTTCAGAATTACCGGAAATACTTGGAATGAGTGATCGTATATATGTGATGCATGAAGGGCATATAACAGGTGAGTTAGATCGAGGTGAAGCTACCCAAGACAAAATACTCAAGTATGCTACAGGAACATTAAATGAAGTGAATAGCCTAGCTTAA
- the phaC gene encoding class III poly(R)-hydroxyalkanoic acid synthase subunit PhaC: MFPYLNIDVEKSIDEFIETNKKLSNGVKYMMDIKDLESDSTPKDISYTEDKMKLYHYKSQCEKVSKTPTLIVYALVNRQYMMDIQPDRSVIKKLLESGLDIYIIDWGYPKQEDMYLTMDDYINGYINNAVDHILKTNNVDKVNLMGICQGGTFSSIYSSLYPEKVKNLVTMVTPIDFGVDEGLLFKWGKHLNIDNMVDAYGVLPGDLMNSGYLMLKPFQLMLDKYVNLVDNIHKPDIMTNFIRMEKWIFDSPGQVGETLRQFVNDLYKGNKLVKGELKLGDKEVNLKNITMPLLNIYAEYDHLVPPSSSAALNDLVSSTDKELASFSVGHIGMYVSSKSQKEIAPKLANWLLERD, from the coding sequence ATGTTCCCTTATTTAAATATTGATGTGGAGAAATCTATTGATGAATTTATTGAGACAAATAAAAAACTATCAAATGGTGTAAAATACATGATGGATATAAAGGATCTAGAATCTGATTCTACACCTAAGGATATATCCTATACAGAAGATAAGATGAAATTATATCATTATAAATCCCAGTGTGAAAAAGTTAGTAAAACACCTACATTAATAGTTTACGCTTTAGTAAATCGCCAATACATGATGGATATTCAACCTGATAGAAGTGTTATTAAAAAGCTTCTAGAAAGTGGATTAGATATATATATTATAGATTGGGGATATCCAAAGCAAGAAGATATGTATCTTACTATGGACGATTATATTAATGGATATATTAATAACGCAGTAGATCATATATTAAAAACTAATAATGTGGATAAGGTAAATCTTATGGGTATTTGTCAGGGAGGTACTTTCTCTAGTATTTATTCTTCCCTATATCCAGAAAAGGTTAAAAATCTAGTTACTATGGTAACTCCTATCGATTTTGGTGTGGATGAAGGACTACTTTTCAAGTGGGGAAAACACTTAAATATAGATAATATGGTAGATGCCTATGGAGTATTACCTGGTGACCTGATGAATAGTGGATATTTAATGTTAAAGCCTTTCCAATTGATGCTAGATAAATATGTAAATCTTGTAGATAATATTCATAAACCTGATATTATGACCAACTTCATCAGAATGGAAAAATGGATATTTGATAGTCCTGGCCAAGTTGGTGAAACCTTAAGACAATTCGTTAATGATCTTTATAAAGGTAATAAATTGGTAAAGGGTGAACTAAAACTTGGAGATAAAGAAGTTAATCTTAAAAATATCACCATGCCTCTTTTAAATATTTACGCTGAATATGATCATTTGGTTCCACCTAGTTCTAGTGCAGCATTAAATGATTTAGTTTCTAGTACAGATAAAGAACTTGCTTCTTTCTCTGTAGGACATATAGGTATGTACGTTAGTTCTAAATCTCAAAAGGAAATTGCTCCTAAATTAGCTAATTGGTTGTTAGAAAGAGACTAA
- a CDS encoding methyl-accepting chemotaxis protein, translated as MQNFKMKYKLITLFIVTGLIPIILISGFFYYTIKKDVINENKLNEVVHEDIDKNGDSDIVEESEGLLLLKKIEKRMVIIIPSSLIFGLMITFLMAKHIQSPMIQVSKAANRVANLDIRENVHIKLTNRKDEIGEIGRAVQSITDNLRTILKEIEQSSSKVIQSSKELSNSSQETSSMTEEIAKTIEGIASNANSQAEDTQMGTENASILGNIVSMNQSYLDELNRSSNQIDKNVEEGLEALNDLVQKTKATREAAHDIHKASIETNKSSTKIGAASAVIAQIAEQTNLLALNAAIEAARAGEHGRGFAVVAEEIRKLAEQSTSSTKEIDNVIKELMINFEIVSESVEVVNEIVKKQSESVKNIEERYDKITSGVETSKGAIQGLNDSGQTLEGGKNTILTIMDNLVIIAEENAASTQEASASIEEQSTSVQGMAISSGELSQLAHELENLLEEFKI; from the coding sequence GTGCAAAATTTTAAAATGAAATATAAGTTAATAACATTGTTTATAGTCACAGGACTAATACCAATAATATTAATATCTGGATTTTTTTACTATACCATTAAAAAGGACGTAATAAATGAAAATAAACTAAATGAAGTAGTCCATGAGGATATAGATAAAAATGGGGATTCTGATATAGTAGAGGAGTCAGAAGGCCTCTTACTATTAAAGAAGATAGAGAAGAGGATGGTTATAATTATACCTTCATCATTAATATTTGGCCTTATGATAACATTTTTAATGGCAAAGCATATACAATCACCTATGATACAAGTATCTAAAGCGGCAAATAGAGTTGCTAATTTAGATATCAGAGAAAATGTACATATAAAATTAACTAATAGGAAAGATGAGATTGGTGAAATAGGACGGGCAGTTCAATCTATAACAGATAACCTAAGAACAATTTTAAAAGAAATAGAACAAAGTTCTTCTAAAGTGATCCAATCATCTAAAGAACTATCAAACTCATCACAGGAAACTTCATCTATGACAGAAGAAATTGCTAAAACTATAGAAGGTATTGCATCTAATGCAAATAGTCAGGCGGAAGATACTCAAATGGGTACAGAAAATGCATCTATCTTAGGAAATATTGTAAGTATGAATCAAAGTTATTTAGATGAATTAAATAGGAGTTCTAACCAGATAGATAAAAATGTAGAAGAAGGATTAGAAGCATTAAATGATTTAGTTCAAAAAACTAAAGCCACAAGGGAAGCAGCACATGATATACATAAAGCTAGTATAGAAACTAATAAGAGCTCCACGAAAATAGGGGCAGCTAGTGCCGTTATTGCTCAAATAGCAGAACAAACTAATTTATTAGCATTAAATGCAGCTATAGAAGCGGCTCGTGCAGGAGAACATGGTAGGGGATTTGCTGTAGTGGCTGAAGAAATTAGAAAATTAGCAGAACAGTCTACAAGTTCTACTAAAGAAATAGATAATGTAATAAAGGAGCTTATGATTAATTTTGAGATTGTTTCTGAATCAGTTGAGGTTGTAAATGAAATAGTTAAAAAGCAATCTGAAAGTGTGAAAAATATAGAAGAAAGATATGATAAAATAACATCTGGTGTAGAAACATCTAAAGGAGCAATTCAGGGATTAAATGATTCCGGACAGACCTTAGAAGGCGGGAAAAATACAATTTTAACTATAATGGATAACTTAGTTATCATAGCTGAAGAAAATGCTGCTTCAACACAGGAAGCATCTGCATCTATAGAAGAGCAAAGTACATCTGTACAAGGAATGGCAATCTCTAGTGGAGAGTTATCACAATTGGCACATGAATTGGAAAACCTTTTAGAGGAATTTAAAATTTAA
- a CDS encoding cold-shock protein yields MKKGIVKWFNAEKGFGFISVEGEDDVFVHFSAIQTDGYKSLEEGQEVEFEVVEGQKGPQAANVIKA; encoded by the coding sequence ATGAAAAAAGGTATTGTAAAATGGTTTAACGCTGAAAAAGGATTTGGATTTATCTCAGTAGAAGGTGAAGATGATGTATTCGTACATTTCTCAGCTATTCAAACTGATGGATATAAGAGTTTAGAAGAAGGTCAAGAAGTTGAATTCGAAGTAGTTGAAGGACAAAAAGGACCTCAAGCTGCAAACGTAATTAAAGCTTAA
- the pstB gene encoding phosphate ABC transporter ATP-binding protein PstB gives MNTKFSIKDLNLHYGSFKALKDINIEIPENKVTALIGPSGCGKSTFLKTLNRMNDLVNNVKIDGEILLEKENIYASDIDITDLRKRVGMVFQKSNLFPMSIYDNIAYGPRIHGITNKKELDKIVEKSLRGAAIWDEVKDRLNKNALGLSGGQQQRICIARALAVEPDVLLMDEPTSALDPIATLKIEELIKELKKNYTIVIVTHNMAQATRISDNTAFFLMGELIEYGDTKEVFNNPTNEKTKDYVTGRFG, from the coding sequence ATGAATACTAAATTTTCTATAAAAGATTTAAATTTACATTATGGTAGCTTTAAAGCATTAAAAGATATAAATATAGAAATACCTGAAAATAAGGTAACTGCGTTAATTGGTCCTTCAGGTTGTGGAAAGTCTACTTTTTTAAAGACTTTAAATAGAATGAATGACCTAGTTAATAATGTGAAAATAGATGGAGAAATTTTATTAGAGAAAGAAAATATATATGCTAGTGATATTGACATTACAGATCTGAGAAAAAGGGTTGGAATGGTATTTCAAAAATCCAATTTATTTCCAATGAGCATATATGACAATATAGCATATGGACCTAGAATACATGGAATCACAAACAAAAAAGAATTAGATAAAATAGTGGAAAAGTCATTAAGAGGGGCAGCAATATGGGATGAAGTAAAGGATAGATTAAATAAAAATGCATTAGGACTATCAGGAGGACAACAACAGCGTATATGTATAGCTAGAGCTCTAGCTGTGGAACCTGATGTGTTGTTAATGGATGAACCTACATCTGCATTAGATCCTATTGCCACTTTAAAGATAGAAGAACTTATTAAAGAGCTGAAAAAAAACTACACCATAGTAATAGTTACTCATAACATGGCTCAAGCTACACGAATATCTGACAATACGGCATTCTTTTTAATGGGAGAACTAATCGAATACGGAGATACAAAAGAGGTATTTAATAATCCAACAAATGAAAAAACTAAGGACTATGTTACTGGAAGATTTGGTTAA
- the pstA gene encoding phosphate ABC transporter permease PstA yields MKKVKDKILKNVVIGGALLTSAIFLSIIGYIVSKGIGAINLHFLSGIFPMVISTCYIILSSISISVPIGICAAIYLVEYAKEGKFIKFIRFAVESLAGIPSIIFGLFGMIFFVTFLKFGFSILAGSITLSIMVLPTIIRTSEEALKSVPMAYREGSLALGATKLTTIRKVVLPSAIPGIMGAVILTIGRIVGETAAVYLTAGMVPRVPEGIFSSGRSLSVHLYVLAKEGVSFEESFATATLLIMLVVLINIMAHKITKVFKYAK; encoded by the coding sequence ATGAAAAAAGTTAAGGATAAAATATTGAAAAATGTGGTGATTGGAGGAGCTTTGCTAACTAGTGCAATATTTCTTTCAATAATAGGTTATATAGTATCAAAGGGGATAGGAGCCATAAACTTACACTTTTTAAGTGGCATCTTTCCAATGGTAATTAGTACGTGTTATATTATTTTATCATCCATAAGCATATCTGTTCCTATAGGAATATGTGCTGCCATATATCTAGTAGAGTATGCTAAAGAAGGAAAATTTATTAAGTTTATTAGATTTGCAGTAGAGTCTTTAGCAGGGATACCATCCATAATATTTGGATTGTTTGGTATGATATTTTTCGTAACTTTTTTAAAGTTTGGATTTTCCATATTAGCAGGATCCATAACCTTAAGTATTATGGTATTACCTACCATAATAAGAACTTCAGAAGAAGCTTTAAAATCTGTACCTATGGCTTATAGAGAAGGATCTCTAGCATTAGGTGCAACTAAATTAACTACCATAAGAAAGGTTGTGCTACCAAGTGCAATACCTGGAATCATGGGAGCTGTAATTTTAACTATAGGAAGAATTGTAGGTGAGACGGCAGCTGTATACTTAACAGCAGGAATGGTTCCTAGGGTACCAGAGGGCATATTTAGTTCTGGAAGAAGTCTTTCTGTTCACCTATATGTTCTAGCTAAAGAAGGAGTTTCCTTTGAGGAATCATTTGCTACGGCAACTCTATTAATAATGCTAGTAGTGCTTATTAACATAATGGCACATAAAATAACTAAAGTGTTTAAATATGCTAAGTAA
- a CDS encoding MaoC family dehydratase encodes MIKDIKFEDITIGLNDSLTKTISEDDISTFAQVSGDFNPIHLDENFASKSIFKKKIAHGMLTSSLISSVLGTKLPGANTLYLSQSLKFLAPVYINDTITATVTVIDKREDKRLLTLETNIFKSDGTKVVSGSAIVKKM; translated from the coding sequence TTGATAAAAGACATAAAATTTGAGGACATAACCATAGGGCTTAATGATAGCTTAACTAAAACTATTTCAGAAGATGACATTTCCACTTTTGCACAAGTATCAGGTGATTTTAATCCTATACATTTAGATGAAAATTTTGCATCTAAAAGTATATTTAAGAAAAAAATCGCCCATGGTATGTTGACTAGTTCTTTAATCTCATCTGTATTAGGCACTAAATTACCGGGGGCTAATACTCTTTATTTATCTCAAAGCTTAAAGTTTTTAGCACCGGTTTATATTAACGATACTATCACTGCCACCGTTACAGTTATTGACAAAAGAGAAGACAAGCGACTTTTAACACTAGAAACTAACATCTTTAAATCAGATGGTACTAAAGTAGTAAGCGGCAGTGCCATAGTAAAAAAAATGTAA